A window of the Brassica napus cultivar Da-Ae chromosome C5, Da-Ae, whole genome shotgun sequence genome harbors these coding sequences:
- the LOC125586852 gene encoding uncharacterized protein LOC125586852, protein MELIFNCQHSAERKKVQMATAEFYGYASSWWNQLVSSRRHYGKEPVATWLKLRALMCHKYVPRQYHKEVLRKQYETKPCSSNSVQEQQSRMRSSSTSVIGLPSKTTSWFSEEDIKKLSQVIMDVEKQFRDTHTTRPSLEEQNQELITSVLELNSAEPVSTTSIQGDQAKESSVAIQKDEQPVQNVMVPFKQAIVPEETPREPQTAYKKGQLIVFDPCDLQKTFLDTFLIHLFVWNKTRAVELSRHELGMEHVVFEPGGDLWNHRNNPIVIEKKSAATTIVFGDLLPSEVKGMHVSAQQEFHYETNWRMLPTLSWIQQTRQRNWAGRLQIYLWKPGVYDSILIIPGECSARARTSLGNKDLEADQNVLLLDHVKVCKPLDLQKLQYHFRDCQTKSGDGDFIRVNGEVITGVGGELMFSSQIKEKPPDGLSLHQSPNKPTRGQTVLSAILFERRGYSNDQSIKNGSLAKLEMQQSNLGSCLAASFDIGAVRGSYLSNQKELSNKLNCHGNLTHHGLTSNWNHVQRF, encoded by the coding sequence GTTGCAACCTGGCTCAAATTGAGGGCTTTGATGTGTCATAAGTATGTTCCAAGACAGTACCACAAGGAAGTACTTCGAAAACAGTATGAAACAAAGCCATGCTCTTCAAACTCAGTCCAGGAACAACAAAGCAGAATGAGATCAAGTTCAAccagtgttattggtttacctAGCAAGACAACGAGCTGGTTCAGTGAGGAGGACATAAAGAAGCTGTCTCAGGTGATTATGGATGTGGAGAAACAATTCAGGGATACCCATACTACACGTCCATCCTTAGAAGAACAGAACCAGGAGTTAATCACTTCAGTCTTAGAACTTAATTCAGCAGAGCCGGTATCAACTACCTCTATTCAAGGAGATCAAGCCAAAGAATCATCAGTTGCCATTCAGAAAGATGAGCAGCCTGTTCAGAACGTCATGGTTCCTTTCAAACAAGCCATAGTACCAGAAGAGACACCCAGGGAACCACAGACAGCTTACAAAAAGGGACAACTGATTGTCTTTGATCCGTGTGATCTCCAAAAGACATTCTTGGATACTTTTCTGATCCATCTCTTTGTCTGGAACAAGACCAGAGCAGTAGAGCTTTCAAGACACGAACTGGGCATGGAACATGTTGTATTTGAGCCTGGAGGAGATTTGTGGAATCACAGGAACAATCCCATAGTGATTGAGAAGAAATCGGCAGCAACAACAATTGTTTTTGGTGATCTTTTACCATCTGAAGTTAAAGGGATGCACGTCTCAGCTCAGCAAGAGTTTCACTACGAAACCAATTGGAGAATGTTACCCACTCTTTCCTGGATCCAACAAACCAGACAACGCAATTGGGCTGGAAGGTTACAGATCTATTTGTGGAAACCTGGAGTATATGACAGCATACTTATCATCCCTGGAGAGTGCTCTGCTCGTGCTAGAACCAGCTTGGGTAATAAAGATTTGGAAGCTGATCAAAATGTCTTGCTTCTTGATCATGTCAAGGTGTGTAAGCCACTAGATTTGCAAAAGCTTCAATACCATTTCAGAGATTGTCAAACCAAGAGTGGAGATGGAGATTTCATTAGAGTAAATGGTGAAGTGATTACTGGAGTAGGAGGAGAACTCATGTTTTCTTCTCAAATCAAGGAGAAACCACCAGATGGACTCAGTCTACATCAATCTCCAAATAAACCAACCCGAGGACAAACAGTTTTGAGTGCTATACTTTTCGAAAGGAGAGGCTATAGTAATGATCAGAGTATCAAGAATGGATCCTTGGCTAAATTGGAGATGCAACAATCAAATCTTGGAAGCTGTCTAGCCGCCAGCTTTGACATAGgagcagtccgaggatcatatcTCAGCAACCAGAAGGAATTAAGCAACAAACTCAACTGCCATGGAAACTTAACTCATCATGGTCTCACGTCGAATTGGAATCATGTCCAAAGGTTCTAA